A window of the Buteo buteo chromosome 8, bButBut1.hap1.1, whole genome shotgun sequence genome harbors these coding sequences:
- the PDXK gene encoding pyridoxal kinase, producing MEQERECRVLSIQSHVVRGYVGNKAATFPLQVLGFEVDTVNSVQFSNHTGYAHWKGQVLNSDELHELYDGLKLNEVNRYDYVLTGYTRDTSFLAMVVDIVQELKQQNSNLVYVCDPVMGDKWNGEGSMYVPKDLLPVYRDKVVPVADIITPNQFEAELLTGRKIHTEKDALEVMDMLHAMGPETVVITSSDLQAPLGNDYLIALGSHRKTKADGTKMTQRIRMESPKVDAVFVGTGDLFAAMLLAWTHKHPNNLKVACEKTVSAMQHVLQRTIKSAKAQAGEGNKPNSAQLELRMVQSKKDIENPEIIVKATVL from the exons GTTTTGGGATTTGAAGTTGATACAGTGAACTCTGTCCAGTTTTCAAACCACACAG GTTATGCCCACTGGAAGGGTCAGGTGTTAAATTCAGATGAGCTTCATGAACTGTACGATGGACTTAAGCTGAATGAGGTCAACCGGTATGATTATGTACTCACAG GATATACAAGAGACACGTCGTTTCTTGCAATGGTGGTGGATATTGTCCAGGAGTTGAAGCAACAGAATTCTAATCTAGTGTATG TATGCGATCCAGTGATGGGTGACAAATGGAATGGAGAAGGCTCCATG TATGTGCCCAAGGATCTCCTCCCAGTCTACAGGGACAAAGTCGTACCTGTTGCTGATATAATTACTCCTAACCAGTTTGAAGCTGA GTTACTCACGGGCAGGAAGATTCACACAGAAAAAGACGCTTTGGAG GTAATGGATATGCTCCATGCCATGGGACCAGAAACTGTGGTGATCACAAGCTCAGATCTACAGGCGCCTCTAGGAAACGACTACCTAATTGCTCTGGGAAGCCACAGAAAAA CTAAAGCAGATGGTACCAAGATGACACAAAGAATTCGAATGGAGTCTCCTAAGGTGGATGCTGTCTTTGTTGGAACAGGAGACTTGTTTGCTGCTATGCTTTTGGCATGGACACATAAGCATCCAAACAATTTGAAG GTGGCATGTGAAAAGACTGTGTCAGCCATGCAACATGTTCTGCAAAGGACCATTAAGAGTGCAAAAG CACaagctggagaaggaaacaaaccaaactcAGCCCAGCTGGAACTGAGAATGGTCCAAAGCAAAAAGGACATAGAAAACCCAGAGATCATAGTGAAAGCCACCGTGTTATAA